Part of the Falco biarmicus isolate bFalBia1 chromosome 4, bFalBia1.pri, whole genome shotgun sequence genome, ATTCCAGATGCTGCCTTGTGAGATGCTGTAAAGAATTACGTAGGTGTAGTAATTGTGCTAAGTGCTTCTTCCTGGCTGATGGATGTAACCATCTGGTGAAGTGTAATCCACTTTACTCATGCTAAATGCTGACCTGAAGCAGCAGGGCCATCATCCAGGGTGGGTTTTAGTGTTGGTCGGTGTGCTGAGGGTGCCCTGGTGCCCACGGGTGGGGGGGATCGGGGAACCCGCGGCGCTGAGGCCCGCAGGGCAGTGAGGCCTGCGCGGCTGCTCAGGCCCAGAGGGGAAGGGGCCGCTCTCTGAGGTGACCCTCGCTTAGGCGATGGGTTTGCTTGGCCGGGGAGCTGGCTACGATACTCGGGGAGGCCAGAAGCACCGACGCTCGCTGTTACAAGCGGGTTGGGCCGGCACTGCCGCCTACACCGGCCCTCCGAACACAGCACAAGCGCGGCCGCAGGTACCCAGCACTCGCCACCCCGCAAAGGCTGCCGGGAAGgagccccgcccccgccggcagTGCGCTGTAATTCGCGGGTATGGCCCGGGGGGAGGGGCCGCCACGTCCCTGCCCCGCAGCCGACGGCGCGCTCTGATAGGCCAGCCGCACTCTACGGGCGGGGCATGCTCCGGCCCCGCCCTGCGCGGGCGGACTACAGCTCCCGTCGTGCCCCGCGCGGCTGCGCTCGCCGCGGCCGCGGAGCAGCAGGAGCTCTTGCCGCCGCCCCCTTCCCCGCAGCGGCAGTTGCGCCTACGCTAGTCCCCGGCTTTGATCGCGGCCTACCCCAGCTCCTCGGTATGGCGCGGCCCCTCGTGCCTAGCTCACAGAAAGCGCTGCTTCTGGAGCTCaaagggctgcaggaggagcccGTGGAAGGGTTCCGGGTCAACTTGGTGGACGAGGGGGACCTCTACAACTGGGAGGTGGCCATCTTCGGCCCTCCGAACACGTACTACGAAGGCGGGTACTTTaaggtgaggggctgggggcagcaggggggcATGCGGTGTCAGGAGGACCGGTGTCTCGAGGAGGTGAAGCTCTGGTGGAATGAGGGGCTTGGTGTGTGGGTAGCAGGACGTGGCGGGCAGAGGTGTGTGGTGGGAGATGGGGCTGAGGAGGGGTGAAGGCAGGGTGGGTGGCGTTGAGGAATACATTGGATGCCTTGGGAGGGGATTTAGAAAGGGGGAGAGACCGCAGGAGAGTGGGTTGAccctgggagggggctgtggggcaagAGGGAGGGGGTCTTCGGGGTTGGGTTGAGGTGGGTACAGGGGGAGCTGTGACAGGGGTGATCCTGGGCTTAAGAGGGTGGTGAGGGCCAGGGAGATCTGGGTCTATAGCGGGACACCTTGGGGTCACTGGGGCTTTGGAAGCTGGGTTGTTCCTGGGGTGTTTGCACAGAAGAGGAGCCGGTGTGCCGGTGGCCGCTGCCAAACTAGGCATCTTCTTTGTAAGGTGGATTTGCCCCTCCTGAGGTTCTATCTCTGCGGGCTTTTCCATCTTCCTGCCCCTCCATCCCCTCGTCTGTGGGTGCAGGAGCACGATCTCTGGGTCACTTATGATCCTTCTTCTGGGGGGGGACCTGAGGCATCGCCGTGGAGCCAGAGGGAAGGGACAAAGGGGTTTCTTGTGCAGGCACAAGTGGCCCAGCCCGAGCGAGCAGAAGCTCAAGCTGCGTGGGGAGtgggtgttgtggttttgtttggggtttgagAGCTGGAGAAGAAAGTGTGTATGGCCTGACTGCACAGTCCCTATCCGGAGGATGTGTATGTGCTCTTCCCAGGTGTTGTGCAACCTGTgtagctgttttcttcctctttctcatcCTCCCTCCTCCACTACGAGCTCTTCTGTCTTCATCTTGTTGCTGGCAGGGTGGGGATGCACCCGGGGTGAGTCAGCCCGAGGGTCAGCTGTGCCCAAGAAgctgggtggtttgtttttcccgtggagcagaggcaggcaaGTCTGATGCTTCAGagtcaggttttatttcttcactgaaatggagTCTTTTTCCACAGCCTCTTTTGGCACTAGGCCCTTTGAACTCTCACCCTTTCAGCAGCTTGTGCTCCTTTTTTGTGCCTGAGAGCTTCCAGGCTGCTGTAGCAGCAGATGAAACTTTCTGCGTAAGAGGAGAATGAAGGGGACAAGTCCTTTTCCAGCTTGTGGTAACATCAGCCTGTTTGTGTACGGCAAAGTGGAGTTGCTTTCTGAGCCCCCTTTCGGATCGCTTTGCCtctggctggttttgttctgaTTCTCTGTGACACAACAAAGGGGATTATTCTGTGAAGTTCAGCTGTTTGGCcagagcccagcgctgggctgtGTGTTGCTGTGTGCGTGCTGCCCTGGCCTGCCTGAAGCTCCACGCACACACAAAACAcatccagccccagctgccacttcacttttccttctttccaccCCTTGTCCTGTGCCACAGAGCACAGGGTGCTCGGGCAAAGGGCCAGTCTGGAAGGCAAGGCAGTAACGTGCGTAGGGATGGGCCCATTGTGGTCGGGGGCTCCTTGGACTTGCAATAAGATCAACTTGTGCTGGGGCCAGatcctggcagggcaggaggtgagcagaggggttggaactCAGGATGTAGTTGGGGTTggtcagggcagcagggagcaggaaagATGCCTCTCTGCCTTCTACACTAAGCTTTTAACGGCTGTTAGCTGACGACTGGGTTTGGCAGCATCGCCTATTGTTGAGGCTGTAATTCCAGAAACATCCAAAGCCTCATTTGCAGTTATCCTCCTGAATGGGGACCACACCGGGCTCATTCTGTGGGTCAAGAGCGATCCTAGGTGACTGTCCCCTACTGCTGGGCAGAGCCGGGTGGTTTGCACTGTTGTTTCACAGATCTGATGTCTAAATTCTTGTGTACGTGAACTTGAGAGAGCAAGAAATGTTCAGCAACTTGTTGGTTGTTTTAAAtcttcaccatttttttttgtttgtttctggctGTTGGCTTTTTTGGGAGCAGTGACTGAATCTCGATCTGGATGTTTGCTTCCAGAGCCTGGAAACACCCAAAAGCTGGAACAGTCACCGCAGGTTGTGCAGTGATGTGGGCGAAGCAGCCCCCATTCCCTTGGGAtgcctggtgctggtgggctgggacagcgGCTCTCTGGGGTGGATGGGGGGGATGTTGCTGTACATCTCTGCGCCGCCTCTTTGTGGCTTTGCCCGCTCACTTGGAGGCTGAAAGTGAGCCTGTCTGTTTGTCCTGCCTTAATACCTCATTTTTGTGGCCGTCACCAGTAGGAGAAGCCAGTGGTGGGCTGGTCGCCTCTGCTGGCGCTGGAGTCATGGACTACAGCATGATCTtcatgtgcttttatttttagcaccTAAGCTACGCACTGCGGCCAGTTTTGActtggtctcttttttttcagtggtgacGGGCTATTTTTAGAGATTCGATGTGTTAATTGGAGCACAGAGCACCTGATGCTTCCTCCCCTGTGAGCTCTGAAGGATAAACAGCCTTTTCTCTGGTGGCATGGCCGTGGTGTCCCTGAAAGCAGGACCAGGGACGACCCCAGACTGGCAATCTGACTCAGTGCTGCTCAATTTGTTCAGACACACGGCTTGAGCCCTGTCTGCTGCCTTACAGCCACGAGacccttgccctgctgcccttTGCCATTCAgaagcagcctgcctgccctcggTGTCGTCGCCCTGTGCCGTGGGAGCGGGCTGCGAGCATGCAAGGTGTGTGCCAGACCAGCACCGTCAGCTCCTGCTGCGCTCTGCCTGGGgcctgctgcctccctctgTGTTGGAGAGCACCGGGTGGGCTCAAGGTTACAGGGCAGGGTGGTGAtgaaggagctgctgcagcttgcagaCCCATCCGCTCGCCTtcctctgcacagctgtgctgccggtgtcctgcctgcagagccGGCAGGCGTGGAGGCTCCGTCTCTGCAGGAGCATGGCTGGACTTGGCAGAGGCTCCTTTTTCCTGATGGTGTCGGAGATCTGTggtttccttcccttccttctcacAAGCTGATGCTTGCTTCTCCTGATTGTTTACTTGCAGGCTCGTCTCCGGTTTCCCATCGACTACCCTTATTCCCCTCCTGCCTTTAGGTTCTTAACCAAAATGTGGCACCCCAATATCTATGAGGTAGGTTGACTGTGACAGCATTGGGGTGTCTTGGACGGGCAGGGGGGGCACGTGTCCATCTGTTGTGACGGCATTGGATGAAAATGCCAGACACTGGAGCATGACATTGGAAACTCGGTGCCTTTGGCATTTAGTGCCTGGCACTGGAAATGCAGCTAACGAGCTTATGACAGCCGGTCTCCTGTCCTGGAGCTGTTTCCAGGTCAGCCAGGCTTTCCAGGTTTGAGGGCTCCCACGCTTGGCTAGCAGGGACATTGTGCTTAATTGCAAGATTGGACACCAAGCGATGTGCGCGGCCCCGGGGCTGTGTGCTTGCGGAGGATTGCtgcctgggggtgagggggtgggctgtgtcgggTGGGCACTGGGAGGGCTCTGCTGGAGGTGTGATGTGTTGGGGCATCAGGCAGCTGTGTCTGTACTGCACTGACAGTCACGGGGTGCTTGCTCAGGGTGCGAGGCtacaggcagcagagcagggaccaCCACTTCTGCTGTCCCTTCCTAGGGATGAAAGGACAGGCTGGGATTGCCTCACCTGGGTTAAGCCAAAGTGCAGAGCGAGCAGGCTGCTGGAACAGAGCATcgagctgctgctggagggtgcttgggacagcagcagctcctaaGGATCCTGTTTCGCTTGTGCTTTCAGACCGGTGATGTCTGCATCTCCATCCTCCACCCGCCGGTGGACGACCCGCAGAGCGGGGAGCTGCCATCTGAGCGGTGGAACCCCACTCAGAACGTGCGGTAAGGGCTGCGTGGGGAGCGAGCTGTGGGCAGGAGGCCTGTctgagggcagggctggggaagtgGGGAGATGGGGGGGACTGCCTTCCGCTCCCAAAGCCTGCGGGGGATGCCTAGAGGTTGTTGAAAAGCGCTTGGGCTGTGTGCTTTGGTGAAGAACAGTTAGAGCTTGCGTGGGAGCGTGCGTGAACCCAACAGCCCATGCAGTGCTGTCTCCTGCTTGGCCTGCTTCACTTTGCTGAGATGCCCCCTTGCTGGTGGGCCATCACCAGGGTCTCCTCCCGAGCCACAGGACGCAGCAGTGCCATGACACtgaggctgctggcactgctgggacaCGGGCAGTGGCTGACCTGCCTCGGCTCTTACCTGCTCGTGTTTATTGATTGCCAGGACCATTCTCCTAAGTGTGATCTCACTGCTGAACGAACCCAAcacattttctccagccaaTGTGGATGCCTCCGTGATGTACCGCAAGTGGAAGGAGAGCAAAGGGAAGGACCGAGAGTACACAGACATCATCAGGTGCGTGCTGAGCTGAGCCCAGGCCCAGCAGTACTGTTGAGTACTTGCTAAGCTGCAGTCTTGTAGGACATGGAGGATCTTGGAGGCATATCCCTCCCTGCTGAGTCCTGTCTGGGGACTCAAGGCCACGTTGAATGAGGCTTTGAGCATCCTGGTCTAGAGGAaggtgtccttgcccatggcagaggggttggaacaaggtgatctttaaggtccctttccaacccaaaccattctacgatTCTACAGTTTGCAGGCTGGTAGGAGGAAAGGATTCTGGATATCCAAGTGTGGCTTTTGGGAAAAGCTTGGCTGGGGGCCATGCTAGGCTTGCTCTGGTACTCCAAATGGTTTTCTTCCTGCCACCTGTATGTGGGAGCTTCGGAGGACTTGGGTGGAAGCAGCAGAAGTGTCcaagcaatgaagctggtgaaggatatggagcacaagtcctgtgaagagcagctgagggcactgggggtgtttatcctggagaaaggaggctgaggggagaccttatcgctctctacaacttcctgaaaggaggttgtagtaAGGTGGAAGTTGGTTGCTTCTCCCCAGTAACAAGCGATAGGATGAGAGTAAACGGTCTCAGGTTGTGCAGGGGAGGTCtggattggatattaggaaaactttcttcacaaaaaagattgtcaagcattggaacaggcttcccagggaagggggTTGAGTCACCGTACCTGGGGGCATTTAAAAGATGTAGACAAGGTGTTTAGGGAACGTGGCTTaatggtgggcttggcagtgctgggttaacagttggattcaatgatcttaaaggtcttttccaacttaaacaACTGCATGATTCTGTGTGCCCAGCTTTTCACTCAGCCTAAGCCCTTTTTGGCTTCAGAGCTGAGGATCTGGGTTCGTAGCAGATGTGGTTCCAGCATGGCCGTGCTGTCAGGGCTGTCTCATGGGACCAGCACATGAAGCTCCTGAGCTGCAGACTGGCCAGCCCTGGTGTGGCAAAGGTGGCCCGCAGAGCAGGGGCAACATTACAGTGTGGCCATGTTTGTTCGTGGGGCTCTCTCCCCTGTCCTCTCACTGGTCTGGTGTGAGTGAGTGACCCACGagtggggaagggctgtgtCGCTGGGCATCCCTGTGGGGTGAGCCACACACGGTGACATGGGTGTGCTGTGCAAAGCCctgttcccagccctgccacttGCCCTCCAGGAAGCAAGTCTTGGGCACAAAGGTGGATGCTGAGCGGGATGGCGTGAAGGTTCCCACCACGCTGGCGGAGTACTGTGTGAAGACCAAGACTCCAGCCCCAGATGAGGGCTCAGATCTCTTCTATGATGACTATTACGAGGATGATGAgatggaggaagaagcagaCAGCTGTTACGCTGATGAAGACGACTCTGGCAATGAAGAATCTTGATGGCCTTCTGGCATTGCAAAACTTACTATAAACTACTGAATTTTACCTCAACTAGGACAAACTGGTTTGAATTTAGGATCTGTCAGCCCTGAAATTAACTCTCTACCTCGCAGGGAGACTGTTCTGCTGTTGCAAAAGAAATCCCACCACTGTCTTtgtagaaaaagcaaaaaaacaaaaccaaaccctatTTTATAAACTTCctgggtgggaggtgggtggggagggggaagttGCTTTGGGGCATTCATGAATCCACAGAAACTGGGGAACTGGCAGCTCTGGCTGGTTGAAGAGTGACAGCAGAACCTGGTGCTGGTTGCCCATCATTTGGGCATGTTCAATGGGCAGCCCCGTGTGGGAGGAACAGCTTGGGGAGGCTGTGGAGCTGGTGAGTGGTTGCTTTGGGTGGGAAGTGTGTGAGCGTTGTGTAGCTTTCTGCAGCCTCTGAGGTGCCCCAGCAGGAAGGGCTGCAGGCTGAGCGCTGCTGCCCTCGGCCCCTGACACGGCTGTCCCTGGTGCaaccctcctgctgcccctttCCGCGATGCTGGAGCgcagggagcagggtgggaagggCCAGGATATCGGGCAGGACATGCCTGGCAGCCGCTTGACACCGCAGGGCGTGGGGATGCACTGTTTGTAGTTCTTAACTAGCTAGGAGGGATGGGCTAGTTCTGagtctttctgcttctgtttttttggaAACTATTTAATAAAGTACTTCAAGGGAGTGGTGTGTGGTGCGTGGGTGAGGCTCTGCCTCGGTCTGTGCGCCGGCTGCGGGGGTTTCCATGTCAGCCATGgaccagctcctgccctgcagccctggcagggaagggtgggtgggctggctgctctcccagggctgtggctgggggtTGCGGGGTACCCTTGGGTCTCGCAGCACCCCTCTGCCCTCTCTCCTCAAACCTGCAGAGCGGCCAGGAGCGTCTGGGCAAGGTTGCCTTTGGCCTGGAGAGCATCTCTGCCCTTCCCGGGGCggggaggctgctgcttttACTGCCTCGGCCCTGACGCTGTGGCTGACGCTCGGTCTCTGCCGGGGCAGAAGGGTGAGCGCCACCGAACACCCAAAACCCTCCAGCTCTGTACTGGGAAGGTCTCTCCCTCTTGCTCCTCCCAAGGTGCTGAGCTCCTCGGAGAGCAGCTGTGCGGCACAGGCAGCAGAcctgcccaggcagcacccagcgGTGCCTGACAGGTGCCCGGGGCTCTGGTGGGTACTCTGATCCGGGTGCAACTGGGTGGGTCTGAGCccacgggctgggactggctgggacgtGCAAGCTCCCGAGGCTGTGGCaagctgccagccaggcagccaAGGGGCATCGCCGGTGCCGTGTccggctgggctggggagctcagctctgctgccaccTCCTCGGGGCCATAGCAGGGATGAGGTCGTGGCAAACCGCCTGCCCCGGGGTCTCTGTGACAACATCAGGGCTCCTGCCCCTGCTGAAAGCTTGGCAGCGGGGTAATGAACAAAACTTCCTCCTGCCTGGAGTTATGCCAACGGGATCAGGGTCTGAGCGACACCCGCGCCTGCACGCGGTGAAGGCATGTGCTTTGTTGCCTTAAGAAATGAGGCTAAAAGGTGAATAGGATTATTGTCACTTTATTCAGGCCTGGCAAATGGCTTCCAAGGTCACCAGGTTGGCAcggagcagccctggctgctggttCAAagccagcccccaccccccttttccCAAGGAGCTGTTCTGTgcacccccagcagctccccccacccagggGAGCATGAGGGGCCGTGCCGGTGCACCTTCGCTCCCCTTGCAGCCGGTtacccccccgccccgctgtGCTcgggatgctgctgcaggtgatggGGTAGTACTGTGAGATGCCCCCCGGTCTGGGGGTGTCCGGGAGCACCCCAGCCTTGGCTCTGCAAGCTGGgcagcttccctgctgctccctgtcccacgagcagggaggtgctgggcccttctccccagcctggggggctgagggctcccagcagtgccagccacAAGATGCAACATGCTGGAGGCTGCCCGGAGCAGGATGGGCTCCTGGggccagggatgctgtgggctGCCACGCTCTGCCCGATGCCGAATCCCTCCGGCACACGAGGCAGTGTGGCGGCTGCGAGGGGGTGACCAGGAGGGAAGTGCCGGGGGCAGACCTGGTGCTTGGgggaagaaatgttttgggAGGACTCAGGAACTTTCACGAGCCAGCAGATCCCTGTGGAGAGTGCGGCGGGACTGGCGCTGCCGGCTCCATTGTTTCAGCTCTTCCTGCCCGGCACCCCCGGCTGTGAGCGTTCCACcttgctcccagggctgggctggctgagAGCTGGCTCTCAGGACTGGGAAGAGTTGGGGACCGAGTGGCTGCCCCACAGAGgcccctctgccctggctgccGCAGCGCCAAAGCACCGGCTGTGCTTGGTTATCGCCCGCCCCTGCCCCTCGGTGTTatcaggcagctgcagctgggctggtgctggggacacaAGGGCCACCATCCCCATCcatgggctggtgctggggacacgAGGGCCACCATCCCCATCcatgggctggtgctggggacgTGAGGGCCAGCATCCTCGTCcacaggctggtgctggggacatgAGGACCAGCATCCTCGTCcacaggctggtgctggggacatgAGGACCAGCATCCCCATCcacaggctggtgctggggacatgAGGACCAGCATTCCCAGCCACGGGCTGTTGCCAGGGACATGAGGGCCAGCATCCCCATCCACGGGCTGGTACTGGGGACACGAGGGCCAGCATTCCTGGCCACAGGCTGGTGCTCAAGACATGAAGGCCAGCATCTGCAGCCTCGTGGAAAGTAATGCCTGGGCTGCGGTCCTGGGACAGGCACCATCCCTGTGCCTCGGGgtgccctggctgggggctCTGGCTGAGGGCCGGAGCGGGCTGTGGGCCAGGGCCCTGGCGTGCTGGGCTGCCGGTTTGCCTTGGCACAGGCCCCACTGTTGTTGGCGGGAGCAATTGTCTCTGCCTCGctccctgtgctggggaagCATCACCCGGTTCCCTTCCCATGTGCCCCACTGTGGGGATGTGGCCCCGGCTCACCCCGAGCACTGGCGGCTCTGGCACAGCCATGGCAGTGATGAGGCAGCTCCTGGCCCTTTCTGGGGACACCCGGGAGTGGCCATCCCGCACCCCTGCCGTGCTTGGGGACACCCCAGGGTGGCTGCTTCACGATGTGCCCCGAAGGGACAGCCAGGGAAGGTGTGTGGGTCCCCACCGGTGCTCCCTATGACACACGGTGCTCCCCGGCTTACcgctcccccctctcccccgcACAGCCGCCTTCCCCCGGGGCTACGCCCCCCCTCCCGTTGCCGCTAGGATGGCAGGGACCCCCGGTTCCACCCAGTGCCGCTCGCCCACCCCTTCCCGCTGCTGCTGTGGTCCCAGGGacccccggggccgccgctcCCCCAACCGCTCCCGCTGCCGCTGTGGTACCAGGGTCCCCCGGTGCTGCCGCCGCTCCGTCCGTCCACCccgctccctcctccccctcccccgccccgaGACCGGGACCGGCCCCGCGCGCTCACGCGGGCGCTGCAGCCGCGTGGCCCCCGCTGCGCCTCCCCATTGGCTGCGCGCCTGGCTGGTGGGCGTGGCCGCGGCGGGACCGGCCCGAACCGGCTCTCCCCGCAGGGGAGCGGAGGGAGGAGAGATGCACTACGCCAGCGCTCCTTTTGATTGGCCGCGCCGGGCTGGATGGGCGGGACAGCTCTCCGGAGCGCCGCGCGATTGGCCGCTGGGAGGGCCGAGGGGTCGTGtcccgccccgggcccgcccc contains:
- the CDC34 gene encoding ubiquitin-conjugating enzyme E2 R1 isoform X2, encoding MARPLVPSSQKALLLELKGLQEEPVEGFRVNLVDEGDLYNWEVAIFGPPNTYYEGGYFKARLRFPIDYPYSPPAFRFLTKMWHPNIYETGDVCISILHPPVDDPQSGELPSERWNPTQNVRTILLSVISLLNEPNTFSPANVDASVMYRKWKESKGKDREYTDIISPVPSPATCPPGSKSWAQRWMLSGMA
- the CDC34 gene encoding ubiquitin-conjugating enzyme E2 R1 isoform X1, with amino-acid sequence MARPLVPSSQKALLLELKGLQEEPVEGFRVNLVDEGDLYNWEVAIFGPPNTYYEGGYFKARLRFPIDYPYSPPAFRFLTKMWHPNIYETGDVCISILHPPVDDPQSGELPSERWNPTQNVRTILLSVISLLNEPNTFSPANVDASVMYRKWKESKGKDREYTDIIRKQVLGTKVDAERDGVKVPTTLAEYCVKTKTPAPDEGSDLFYDDYYEDDEMEEEADSCYADEDDSGNEES